Proteins encoded in a region of the Roseateles sp. SL47 genome:
- a CDS encoding OFA family MFS transporter — translation MSSVLTDPSVAPSGASWLSKERTIAAPGFNRWLVPPSALAIHLCIGMAYGFSVFWLPLSKLMQTAGTGAACGKDVSFLDQLFTTQCDWTVTTLGLMYTLFFVFLGCSAAIWGGWLERAGPRKAGLVSAVCWCGGMLISALGIHTHQLWMMILGSGVIGGIGLGLGYISPVSTLIKWFPDRRGMATGMAIMGFGGGAMIGSPLAVELMKSFSTPTDSGVMQTFIVMALIYFAFMVAGALGYRVPPSGWKPEGWTPPVAQAGKAMVTQRHVHVKKVWGIPQFWLVWIVLCMNVSAGIGVIGMASPMLQEIFGGSLIGVDAKYAELDKTQLAAIAGIAAGFAALLSLFNIGGRFVWATLSDKLGRKLTYTVFFVLGGLLYASLPSSAAAGNKVAFVGAVCVILSMYGGGFATVPAYLGDLFGTQMVGAIHGRLLTAWATAGILGPIVVNYMRDYQLGLGIPREQVYNQTMYILVGLLVIGLIANLLVRPVADKHFMSDAELAVEKQLASERAAANEVGSGPGAGKATPTVLVVLAWAAVGIPLGWGVYRTLLTVAKLFA, via the coding sequence ATGTCTTCAGTGTTGACCGACCCGAGCGTCGCGCCCAGTGGCGCGAGCTGGCTGAGCAAGGAGCGCACGATTGCCGCGCCTGGCTTCAACCGCTGGCTGGTGCCGCCCAGCGCCCTCGCCATCCATCTTTGCATCGGGATGGCCTATGGCTTCTCGGTGTTCTGGCTGCCCCTGTCCAAGCTGATGCAAACCGCCGGTACCGGCGCGGCCTGCGGCAAGGACGTGAGCTTCCTGGACCAGCTGTTCACCACCCAGTGCGACTGGACGGTGACCACCCTGGGCCTGATGTACACCCTGTTCTTCGTGTTCCTGGGTTGCTCTGCCGCCATTTGGGGCGGTTGGCTGGAACGTGCCGGTCCGCGCAAGGCGGGTCTGGTGAGCGCTGTCTGCTGGTGCGGCGGCATGCTGATTTCGGCGCTGGGCATCCATACCCATCAGCTGTGGATGATGATTCTGGGCTCCGGTGTCATCGGCGGTATTGGCCTGGGTCTGGGCTACATCTCGCCGGTGTCCACCCTGATCAAATGGTTCCCGGACCGTCGTGGCATGGCCACCGGCATGGCCATCATGGGCTTCGGCGGCGGCGCGATGATCGGGTCCCCGCTGGCCGTGGAACTGATGAAGTCCTTCTCCACCCCGACCGACTCGGGCGTGATGCAGACCTTCATCGTCATGGCGCTGATCTATTTCGCCTTCATGGTGGCGGGTGCCCTGGGCTACCGCGTGCCGCCGTCGGGCTGGAAGCCGGAAGGCTGGACGCCGCCGGTGGCGCAGGCCGGCAAGGCCATGGTCACCCAACGTCATGTGCACGTGAAGAAGGTCTGGGGCATTCCCCAGTTCTGGCTGGTGTGGATCGTCCTGTGCATGAACGTGAGCGCCGGCATCGGCGTGATCGGCATGGCCAGCCCGATGCTGCAGGAAATCTTCGGTGGCTCGCTGATTGGTGTGGACGCCAAGTATGCTGAGCTGGACAAGACCCAGCTGGCTGCCATTGCTGGCATTGCCGCCGGTTTCGCCGCGCTGCTGAGCCTGTTCAACATCGGTGGCCGCTTCGTCTGGGCGACGCTGTCGGACAAGCTGGGCCGCAAGCTCACCTACACCGTCTTCTTCGTGCTGGGTGGCCTGCTGTATGCCAGCCTGCCGAGCAGCGCCGCTGCCGGCAACAAGGTGGCCTTCGTGGGCGCCGTGTGCGTGATCCTGTCGATGTATGGTGGTGGCTTCGCCACGGTTCCGGCCTACCTGGGTGACCTGTTCGGCACCCAGATGGTGGGCGCCATCCACGGCCGTCTGCTGACGGCCTGGGCTACCGCCGGCATCCTGGGCCCGATCGTCGTGAACTACATGCGCGACTATCAACTGGGCCTGGGCATTCCGCGCGAGCAGGTCTACAACCAGACCATGTACATCCTGGTCGGCCTGCTGGTGATCGGCCTGATCGCCAACCTGCTGGTGCGTCCGGTGGCCGACAAGCACTTCATGTCCGACGCCGAACTGGCGGTGGAGAAGCAGCTGGCCAGCGAGCGCGCAGCCGCCAACGAAGTGGGCAGCGGCCCTGGCGCTGGCAAGGCCACGCCGACCGTGCTGGTGGTGCTGGCCTGGGCCGCCGTGGGCATTCCGCTCGGCTGGGGCGTGTACCGCACGCTGCTGACGGTCGCCAAGCTGTTCGCCTGA
- a CDS encoding YoaK family protein, translating to MSTLPPSVIPVPEGATPLSSNQSATLLAAVGGYVDTLGFVALFGLFTAHVTGNFVLIGAELARPGHGVLLKLLAFPAFILAVAASRLISLWCERRGYPAVRVILGLQALLLLAFMLAGFYGHPIRGAEHPLAITAGLLGAAAMGLQNGMGRLLLSKLTPHTVMTGNVTQLVLDLTDLLLGHGTAEVKGRVQKMLWPIVAFGAGAILGALAFVQVGWLALVPAVGAVAFLAWKGIAA from the coding sequence ATGAGCACCCTTCCCCCTTCCGTCATTCCGGTCCCTGAGGGGGCCACCCCGCTGTCCTCCAACCAGAGCGCGACGCTCTTGGCGGCCGTTGGTGGCTATGTCGACACCCTTGGTTTTGTGGCCCTGTTCGGGCTGTTTACCGCCCATGTCACCGGCAACTTCGTGCTGATCGGCGCGGAGCTGGCGCGGCCTGGCCATGGCGTACTGCTGAAGCTGCTGGCCTTTCCGGCCTTCATTCTGGCGGTGGCGGCCTCCCGACTGATCTCCCTCTGGTGTGAGCGCCGGGGGTATCCGGCGGTGCGGGTGATCCTGGGCCTTCAGGCCTTGTTGCTGCTGGCCTTCATGCTGGCGGGCTTCTACGGCCACCCGATTCGCGGCGCTGAGCATCCACTGGCCATCACGGCCGGCCTGCTGGGCGCCGCCGCCATGGGCCTGCAGAACGGCATGGGACGCCTCCTGCTGAGCAAGCTGACGCCGCACACCGTGATGACCGGCAATGTGACGCAGCTGGTGCTGGACCTCACCGATCTGCTGCTGGGGCATGGCACGGCGGAGGTGAAAGGCCGGGTGCAGAAGATGCTGTGGCCGATCGTGGCCTTTGGCGCGGGCGCCATTCTGGGCGCGCTGGCCTTTGTGCAGGTGGGATGGCTGGCGCTGGTGCCCGCCGTGGGGGCCGTGGCATTTCTGGCGTGGAAGGGGATTGCCGCCTAG